The following coding sequences lie in one Angustibacter luteus genomic window:
- a CDS encoding response regulator transcription factor, whose protein sequence is MRVVIAEDHALLREGLVALLNDVNIDVVATTDTGPGLLSIVAEHDPDLAIIDVRLPPTFADEGIRAAIEARAKHPALATLILSQYVEPVYTAELLDSPGAGLGYLLKERVSDIADFVDALHRVAAGGTALDREVVSELVRTRSAVSNKLDQLTPRERETLALMAEGRTNAGIAREMVVTLGAVEKHISNIFAKLDLPDTDDDHRRVLAVLTFLRAET, encoded by the coding sequence GTGCGCGTCGTGATCGCTGAAGACCACGCACTGCTCCGCGAGGGGCTCGTCGCCTTGCTCAACGATGTCAACATCGACGTCGTCGCGACGACCGACACCGGGCCTGGTCTGCTCAGCATCGTCGCGGAGCACGACCCCGACCTGGCGATCATCGACGTCCGGTTACCTCCCACCTTCGCCGACGAGGGCATCCGGGCGGCGATCGAGGCGAGAGCCAAGCACCCCGCACTGGCGACACTCATCCTGTCGCAGTACGTCGAGCCCGTGTACACCGCAGAACTCCTCGACTCGCCCGGCGCCGGTCTCGGCTACCTCCTCAAGGAGAGAGTCAGCGACATCGCCGACTTCGTTGATGCGCTGCACCGCGTCGCGGCCGGCGGCACCGCCCTGGACCGAGAGGTCGTCTCAGAGCTCGTCCGCACCCGATCCGCCGTCAGCAACAAGCTCGATCAGCTCACGCCGCGCGAACGCGAGACGCTGGCACTGATGGCCGAAGGTCGCACCAACGCCGGCATAGCCAGGGAAATGGTCGTCACCCTCGGCGCCGTCGAAAAGCACATCTCCAACATCTTCGCCAAGCTCGATCTCCCCGACACGGACGACGATCACCGCCGCGTTCTCGCGGTCCTCACCTTTCTCCGCGCCGAGACCTGA
- a CDS encoding histidine kinase, giving the protein MTCTAAWAAAGGGYFWPSWVILGCATVLLPLLWRQNLRGKANTPRSRVRRHLEVSVALSAALVFVWAFSGAQGPWVLWSVIGLGVVLGVHALIDLRDELPSFGTRTLQERVDTLSRTRRQAVDAQAAELRRIERDLHDGAQARLVVLTMQLGRAEAAVAHEPKAAALVRAAREEANLAIRELRDLTRGIAPPVLADRGLVAAVQSLTQRGRATLEVVGGDDGRRPPPTAEGAAYFVVAEALTNATKHAPGAAVHVRIAFTPDAVSVDVTDDGHGNVDQAGTGVQGLRARVEALDGTFVLTSPAGGPTHVHAEVPCAS; this is encoded by the coding sequence GTGACCTGCACGGCCGCCTGGGCGGCGGCCGGGGGCGGCTACTTCTGGCCCAGCTGGGTGATCCTCGGGTGCGCGACGGTCCTGCTGCCGCTCCTGTGGCGACAGAACCTGCGCGGCAAGGCCAACACGCCGCGTTCTCGGGTGCGACGGCACCTCGAGGTCAGCGTCGCCCTGTCTGCCGCCCTCGTGTTCGTGTGGGCCTTCAGCGGCGCCCAAGGCCCGTGGGTTCTCTGGTCAGTCATCGGACTGGGCGTGGTGCTGGGGGTGCATGCCCTCATCGACCTGCGCGACGAGCTGCCGTCGTTCGGGACCCGCACGCTGCAAGAGCGCGTCGACACGCTCAGCCGTACGCGCCGTCAGGCCGTCGACGCGCAGGCCGCGGAGCTGCGCCGCATCGAACGCGACCTCCACGACGGTGCGCAAGCCAGGCTCGTCGTGCTGACCATGCAGCTTGGCCGGGCCGAGGCCGCGGTCGCTCACGAACCCAAGGCGGCCGCGCTCGTGCGCGCTGCCCGGGAGGAAGCCAACCTGGCCATCCGTGAGCTGCGAGACCTCACCCGGGGCATCGCACCGCCAGTGCTTGCCGACCGGGGCCTGGTCGCGGCTGTTCAGTCCCTGACCCAGCGCGGTCGCGCCACCCTCGAGGTGGTCGGAGGCGACGACGGGCGCAGGCCGCCGCCCACGGCCGAGGGCGCCGCCTACTTCGTGGTCGCCGAGGCGCTGACGAACGCCACCAAGCACGCTCCTGGCGCGGCGGTGCACGTGCGCATCGCGTTCACCCCCGATGCCGTCAGCGTCGACGTCACCGATGACGGCCACGGCAACGTCGACCAGGCAGGCACCGGTGTGCAAGGGTTGCGTGCGCGTGTCGAAGCGCTGGATGGCACGTTCGTCCTCACCTCGCCAGCCGGCGGCCCAACCCACGTGCATGCGGAGGTGCCGTGCGCGTCGTGA
- a CDS encoding MMPL family transporter → MTLSPPRNRGGARPATADHGVLVRMVRGCALVAQRHPKKIIAAWLLFVVACLASGALVGTQNLTQVQAEVGESAQADALLQRAGLRDPASENILITAPSAVKASAAAADLTKRAAELPGVASVTGPAQSKDLVADGGRTLLVQVQLSGSPDGAADHVEPLLDLNKQVSADHPGTELQEVGDGTETKAISDVIGTGLHRAELISLPITLLILVLAFGALVAASVPLVLGITSVVAAIGALGLVSHIAPNSESTSAIVVLIGLAVGVDYSLFYVRREREERRRGRGPARVAGRATPESALIASAASVGRAILISGLTVMISLAGLLITGAGDLVSVGLGTITVVAIAVLGSLTVLPAMLALLGDRVDRGRIPGYRRRAAARARREERAAGQTIGVWARLARVVTNRPLTFVVAAVAVLGALTIPMVSMHTGDLRVADLPQDLPVVQALKGIEKSFPGAPSDTQLVVTGHDLDTQKAQADLTALGQKAREVTGGQGPVAVTVSSNGDVARVNVPMPDQGLDAASNTIQQLRDDVAPTATTIDGVSSPALVTGSAASTMDYSHRMSVATPEVIGFVLLLGFLLLLLAFRSPLLAAAVMGLNLLSIGAAYGVLTLVFQHSWAEALLGSHSSAPIINWLPLFMFVVLFGLSMDYTVLVLERIREARLAGRSAREAAAEGVGATAGTITSAAVVMVAVFSIFATLDVITFKQLGVGLAAAVLIDATLVRGVALPAVVALLGERGWKMPGWKNAAVAARGGEDTA, encoded by the coding sequence ATGACCCTCTCACCCCCTCGCAACCGCGGTGGCGCTCGCCCAGCGACGGCAGATCACGGCGTCCTCGTCCGCATGGTGCGGGGTTGCGCGCTCGTCGCCCAACGTCATCCGAAGAAGATCATCGCCGCGTGGCTGCTGTTCGTGGTCGCCTGCCTGGCCTCCGGTGCCTTGGTCGGCACCCAGAACCTGACCCAGGTGCAGGCGGAGGTCGGTGAGTCTGCCCAGGCCGACGCCCTTCTGCAGCGGGCAGGGCTTCGCGACCCCGCCTCGGAGAACATTCTCATCACCGCACCGTCAGCGGTGAAGGCGAGCGCTGCGGCCGCGGACCTGACCAAGCGGGCGGCCGAGCTGCCCGGTGTCGCGTCGGTGACGGGGCCCGCACAGTCCAAGGACCTGGTTGCCGATGGTGGCCGAACGCTCCTCGTGCAGGTCCAGCTGAGCGGGAGTCCCGACGGCGCCGCCGACCATGTCGAACCGCTGCTCGACCTCAACAAGCAGGTCTCCGCCGATCACCCAGGCACCGAGCTGCAAGAAGTCGGTGACGGGACCGAGACGAAAGCGATCAGCGACGTCATCGGGACGGGTCTTCACCGCGCCGAGCTGATCTCCCTGCCCATCACCTTGCTCATCCTCGTGCTCGCCTTCGGTGCGCTCGTGGCCGCCAGCGTGCCGCTGGTGCTGGGGATTACCTCTGTCGTAGCGGCCATCGGTGCGCTGGGCCTGGTCTCGCACATCGCACCCAACAGCGAGTCGACGTCGGCCATCGTCGTCCTGATCGGTCTCGCCGTAGGCGTCGACTACTCCCTGTTCTACGTGCGCCGCGAGCGTGAGGAGCGCCGACGGGGACGTGGTCCGGCACGAGTTGCCGGTCGGGCCACTCCCGAGTCCGCCTTGATCGCCTCGGCCGCCTCCGTGGGCCGGGCGATCCTCATCTCGGGCCTGACCGTGATGATCTCGCTGGCCGGCTTGCTGATCACCGGCGCCGGCGACCTCGTCTCGGTCGGCCTGGGCACCATCACGGTCGTCGCGATCGCGGTGCTCGGTTCGCTCACGGTGCTGCCGGCGATGCTCGCCCTCCTCGGTGACCGGGTCGACCGTGGCCGTATCCCCGGCTACCGCCGCCGCGCCGCGGCTCGCGCCCGCCGTGAGGAGCGTGCTGCTGGACAGACGATCGGCGTGTGGGCGCGGCTCGCGCGTGTGGTGACCAACCGTCCGCTCACCTTCGTGGTGGCTGCGGTCGCCGTTCTCGGCGCCCTGACCATCCCGATGGTCTCGATGCACACCGGTGACCTCCGGGTCGCCGACCTTCCCCAGGACCTGCCGGTGGTCCAGGCACTGAAGGGCATCGAGAAGTCCTTCCCAGGCGCCCCCTCTGACACCCAGCTGGTCGTCACCGGACACGACCTCGACACCCAGAAGGCCCAGGCAGACCTCACCGCACTCGGACAGAAGGCGAGAGAGGTCACCGGCGGACAGGGGCCCGTCGCCGTCACGGTGTCCTCGAACGGCGACGTCGCCCGCGTCAACGTGCCCATGCCCGACCAGGGCCTTGACGCGGCGAGCAACACCATCCAGCAGCTCCGGGATGACGTGGCACCCACCGCGACCACCATCGACGGCGTCAGCTCCCCGGCACTGGTCACGGGCAGCGCTGCCTCGACGATGGACTACTCCCACCGCATGAGCGTGGCCACCCCGGAGGTCATCGGGTTCGTGCTGCTCCTCGGGTTCCTGCTGTTGCTCCTGGCGTTCCGCTCACCGCTGCTGGCGGCTGCTGTCATGGGCCTCAACCTGCTCTCGATCGGTGCGGCCTACGGTGTCCTCACCTTGGTCTTCCAGCACAGCTGGGCCGAGGCTCTGCTCGGCTCCCACTCGTCTGCGCCCATCATCAACTGGCTGCCCCTGTTCATGTTCGTGGTGCTGTTCGGGCTCTCGATGGACTACACGGTGCTGGTGCTCGAGCGCATCCGCGAAGCTCGGCTCGCAGGACGAAGTGCCCGCGAAGCCGCCGCGGAAGGCGTCGGTGCCACCGCGGGAACCATCACCAGCGCGGCCGTCGTCATGGTCGCCGTGTTCTCCATCTTCGCGACGCTCGACGTGATCACCTTCAAGCAGCTGGGCGTCGGCCTCGCGGCGGCGGTGCTGATCGACGCGACACTGGTGCGAGGCGTGGCCCTACCGGCCGTCGTCGCCCTCCTGGGTGAGCGCGGCTGGAAGATGCCCGGCTGGAAGAATGCCGCTGTCGCAGCTCGTGGAGGGGAGGACACCGCATGA
- a CDS encoding VOC family protein, with product MEPQVSFLTFATADLDAARAFYVAGLGWAPLLDVPGEIVFFQVAPGQVLGFFDAEKFAADAGGAVPPAVSGVTLSHNLGSRADVDSTVALLESVGGAVVRPPSESAFGGIYNAHVRDPNGVVWEIAHNRSWSVAADGTVSLG from the coding sequence ATGGAACCGCAGGTCAGCTTCCTGACGTTCGCCACGGCGGACCTGGATGCGGCGCGCGCGTTCTACGTGGCCGGGCTGGGTTGGGCCCCGCTGCTGGACGTGCCGGGCGAGATCGTGTTCTTCCAGGTCGCGCCCGGCCAGGTGCTCGGGTTCTTCGACGCGGAGAAGTTCGCCGCTGATGCCGGGGGAGCGGTGCCGCCGGCGGTCAGCGGCGTGACGCTGTCGCACAACCTGGGGTCGAGGGCCGACGTCGACTCGACCGTCGCGCTGCTCGAGTCGGTCGGAGGGGCGGTGGTGCGTCCGCCGTCCGAGAGCGCGTTCGGCGGGATCTACAACGCGCACGTGCGCGATCCCAACGGGGTGGTGTGGGAGATCGCGCACAACCGGTCCTGGTCCGTCGCCGCCGACGGGACCGTGTCGCTCGGCTGA
- a CDS encoding UPF0182 family protein, with product MPTIIVVVGLVLLVVFASRVWVNVLWFQSVGYTKVFSTTLSARVLLFVVAAVLVGGAVALSLSLAYRTRPVYAPVSPEQASLDRYREQVEPLRKLATIVLPVAVGLIAGAATAGRWQTYLLWLHRTPFHVKDPQFGLDVGFFVFTLPFLRLVLGVLTAAVVLSFIAAFVVHYLYGGLRLQGGDQRTTTAARVHLSVLVGIFLLLRGAGYWLDRYSLTTAEHSLARDFTGMTYTDVNAVLPAKLFLAIASIVVGLVVIAAIWLDSWRLPGLGVALLVVCAIVVGGIYPAAVQRFQVKPSESSRERTYIERNIAATRAAYGLDDVDVQEYNAKTSVTSGQLRNDAETVPGIRLLDPALVSDAFRQLEQVRQYYAFPDSLDVDRYVINGKSQDTVVAVREVELDGLATAQRNWVNDHTTYTHGFGVVSAFGNKRETDGKPVFSEGDIPPTGELGEYEPRIYFGEQSPDYSIVGAPKSSAPVELDYPDTSASGQKNNTYTGKGGVSIGSFPRQMAFAIANQEYNILVSDRVNSDSRILFDRKPRDRVEKVAPWLTVDGDPYPAVVDGRVQWILDGYTTTDKYPNAQKSQLGDATADSLTAQTTSVQALANNKINYLRNSVKATVDAYDGTVRLYAWDPTDPVLKTWMKIYPGTVRPVSQISGQLMSHLRYPEDMFKVQRSILAKYHVSDPSAFYGGSDFWSVPDDPTHAGAVDQPPYYLTLQMPDQKGATFSLTSTFIPSGAGTRNVLTAFAAVDANAGDVAGQKRAGYGKLRVLQLPKDTVVSGPGQVQNNFNANPTVSQQLNLLRQGSTKVESGNLLTLPVGGGLLYVQPVYVRGTGTTSYPLLQKVLVSFGDKIGFGDTLDEALDQVFGGNSGATAGDAGAGGGGTSGGTGTGTGGTTNASTDLAKALADAQAAIKDGQAALAKNDFAAYGVAQKALEEALQRAVDADKRVAASGGATATPKPSATPSATSSPSSTASTP from the coding sequence GTGCCCACGATCATCGTGGTGGTCGGCCTCGTGCTGCTCGTGGTCTTTGCCTCACGGGTGTGGGTGAACGTGCTGTGGTTCCAGTCCGTCGGCTACACGAAGGTGTTCAGCACCACGCTGAGCGCGCGGGTGCTGCTGTTCGTGGTGGCGGCAGTGCTCGTCGGTGGTGCGGTGGCGCTCTCCCTGTCGCTGGCCTACCGGACCCGGCCGGTCTACGCGCCGGTGTCCCCGGAGCAGGCGAGCCTGGACCGCTACCGCGAGCAGGTCGAGCCGCTCCGCAAGCTGGCGACCATCGTGCTGCCGGTGGCGGTCGGCCTCATCGCCGGCGCCGCGACGGCCGGGCGCTGGCAGACCTACCTGCTGTGGCTGCACCGCACGCCGTTCCACGTCAAGGACCCGCAGTTCGGGCTGGACGTCGGGTTCTTCGTCTTCACGCTGCCGTTCCTGCGACTGGTGCTGGGCGTCCTGACCGCCGCGGTCGTGCTCTCGTTCATCGCGGCGTTCGTCGTGCACTACCTGTACGGCGGCCTGCGCCTGCAGGGCGGTGACCAGCGGACGACGACGGCGGCCCGCGTGCACCTGTCCGTGCTGGTCGGCATCTTCCTGCTGCTGCGCGGCGCCGGCTACTGGCTGGACCGGTACAGCCTCACCACGGCCGAGCACTCGCTGGCCCGCGACTTCACCGGCATGACCTACACCGACGTGAACGCGGTGCTGCCGGCCAAGCTGTTCCTGGCGATCGCTTCGATCGTGGTCGGGCTCGTCGTCATCGCGGCGATCTGGCTGGACTCGTGGCGCCTGCCCGGCCTGGGCGTCGCCCTGCTCGTGGTCTGCGCGATCGTCGTCGGCGGGATCTATCCGGCTGCGGTGCAACGGTTCCAGGTCAAGCCGAGCGAGTCCTCGCGGGAGCGGACGTACATCGAGCGCAACATCGCCGCGACCCGCGCGGCGTACGGGCTCGACGACGTCGACGTCCAGGAGTACAACGCCAAGACGAGTGTCACGTCCGGTCAGCTGCGCAACGACGCCGAGACCGTGCCGGGCATCCGGCTGCTCGACCCCGCGCTGGTCTCCGACGCCTTCCGCCAGCTGGAGCAGGTCCGGCAGTACTACGCGTTCCCGGACAGCCTGGACGTCGACCGCTACGTGATCAACGGCAAGTCCCAGGACACCGTGGTCGCCGTTCGCGAGGTCGAGCTGGACGGTCTGGCCACCGCGCAGCGCAACTGGGTCAACGACCACACGACGTACACGCACGGCTTCGGCGTGGTGTCGGCCTTCGGCAACAAGCGCGAGACCGACGGCAAGCCGGTGTTCTCCGAGGGCGACATCCCGCCCACCGGTGAGCTCGGTGAGTACGAGCCGCGGATCTACTTCGGCGAGCAGTCGCCGGACTACTCGATCGTCGGTGCGCCGAAGAGCAGCGCCCCGGTCGAGCTCGACTACCCGGACACCAGCGCCAGCGGGCAGAAGAACAACACCTACACCGGCAAGGGCGGCGTCTCGATCGGCTCGTTCCCGCGGCAGATGGCCTTCGCGATCGCCAACCAGGAGTACAACATCCTGGTCTCGGACCGGGTGAACTCCGACTCGCGGATCCTGTTCGACCGCAAGCCGCGGGACCGGGTCGAGAAGGTCGCCCCGTGGCTCACCGTGGACGGCGACCCGTACCCCGCCGTGGTGGACGGGCGGGTGCAGTGGATCCTCGACGGCTACACGACGACGGACAAGTACCCGAACGCGCAGAAGTCCCAGCTGGGTGACGCGACCGCCGACTCGCTGACCGCGCAGACCACGAGCGTGCAGGCGTTGGCCAACAACAAGATCAACTACCTGCGCAACTCGGTCAAGGCGACCGTCGACGCGTACGACGGCACCGTGCGGCTGTACGCGTGGGACCCGACGGACCCGGTGCTGAAGACCTGGATGAAGATCTACCCGGGCACCGTGCGGCCGGTCTCGCAGATCTCCGGCCAGCTCATGTCGCACCTGCGCTACCCCGAGGACATGTTCAAGGTGCAGCGCTCGATCCTGGCGAAGTACCACGTCAGCGACCCGAGCGCCTTCTACGGCGGTAGCGACTTCTGGTCCGTGCCGGACGACCCGACGCACGCCGGCGCCGTCGACCAGCCGCCGTACTACCTGACGCTGCAGATGCCGGACCAGAAGGGCGCCACGTTCTCGTTGACGTCGACCTTCATCCCCAGCGGTGCCGGGACGCGGAACGTGCTGACCGCCTTCGCCGCGGTGGACGCCAACGCCGGTGACGTGGCCGGCCAGAAGCGTGCGGGCTACGGCAAGCTGCGCGTGCTGCAGCTGCCCAAGGACACCGTGGTCTCCGGGCCCGGGCAGGTGCAGAACAACTTCAACGCCAACCCGACCGTCTCGCAGCAGCTGAACCTGCTGCGCCAGGGCTCGACCAAGGTCGAGAGCGGCAACCTGCTGACCCTGCCCGTCGGCGGCGGCCTGCTCTACGTGCAGCCGGTCTACGTGCGAGGCACCGGGACGACGTCCTATCCGTTGCTGCAGAAGGTCTTGGTCAGCTTCGGCGACAAGATCGGTTTCGGCGACACCTTGGACGAGGCGCTGGACCAGGTCTTCGGCGGCAACTCCGGCGCGACTGCTGGTGATGCCGGGGCCGGCGGCGGCGGGACCAGTGGCGGCACGGGAACCGGGACGGGTGGGACGACGAACGCGTCGACCGACCTCGCGAAGGCGCTCGCGGACGCCCAGGCCGCCATCAAGGACGGTCAGGCGGCGTTGGCGAAGAACGACTTCGCGGCCTACGGCGTGGCGCAGAAGGCGTTGGAGGAGGCACTGCAGCGGGCCGTGGACGCGGACAAGCGCGTCGCGGCATCTGGTGGTGCGACTGCCACGCCTAAGCCCTCGGCGACTCCGTCGGCCACGTCCAGCCCGTCGTCCACGGCCTCGACCCCCTGA
- a CDS encoding PPA1309 family protein has translation MGAVSDSLTRALLETERHVAEAGWDQPPRLFALVRTTDLLEREPALRTQLDPGTLTAAAADPDHLIAIEQDGVPATSHLESILGQLAWGPDVDGVAITAERVVVPPEAERDLPTGQQEAVDYLAAHPQRQDVRLVVAVLRGGEHQCGVRQRQQDDASSVAVGPDLVPGLVAALAATLD, from the coding sequence ATGGGCGCCGTGAGCGACTCCCTGACCCGAGCCCTGCTGGAGACCGAGCGGCACGTCGCCGAAGCGGGCTGGGACCAGCCGCCCCGGCTCTTCGCCCTGGTGCGCACCACGGACCTGCTCGAACGCGAGCCCGCACTGCGCACCCAGCTCGACCCCGGCACCCTCACCGCGGCGGCCGCCGACCCCGACCACCTGATCGCCATCGAGCAGGACGGCGTGCCCGCCACCTCGCACCTGGAGTCGATCCTCGGGCAGCTTGCCTGGGGTCCGGACGTCGACGGGGTGGCCATCACCGCCGAACGCGTCGTCGTCCCGCCAGAGGCCGAGCGTGACCTGCCCACCGGGCAGCAGGAGGCCGTCGACTACCTCGCCGCGCACCCGCAGCGCCAGGACGTCCGGCTCGTCGTCGCCGTGCTGCGTGGCGGCGAGCACCAGTGCGGCGTCCGTCAGCGCCAGCAGGACGACGCCAGCTCGGTCGCCGTCGGGCCCGACCTCGTGCCGGGGCTGGTCGCCGCGCTCGCCGCAACCCTGGACTGA
- a CDS encoding YlbL family protein: MSQLESQAPYVDAPPPSSSGLSSRTLTMAVTGILAIVLGGVISLLPAPYAIYAPGPATNVLGKVGPLELITINPPTKSFRPVDGSTLDMTTVSVFGGPGNKVSMLDVLRGWISPTRAVVPVEQVFPPGQTQGEAQAETQAEMSDSQQQATAAGLRLAGYTVPEKITIADVSKGMPAAKVLKADDVITAIDGTKVVDSAHLRATVQKLKPGADVRVTVRRNGTSTELKTTTGSSDGRTVLGVDLKTTYDFPVDVEFATKDVGGPSAGMMFALGIYDLLTEGDLGAGAQIAGTGTIDGAGNVGPIGGIAQKLVGARRAGAKWFIAPQSNCNEVVGHIPAGLHVVSSSNLTQTRDDVEKIATGDGASLPVCKAS, from the coding sequence ATGAGCCAGCTGGAGAGCCAGGCGCCGTACGTCGACGCGCCGCCGCCCTCGTCGTCCGGCCTGTCCTCGCGGACCCTGACGATGGCGGTGACCGGCATCCTGGCGATCGTGCTCGGCGGGGTGATCTCGCTGCTGCCCGCGCCGTACGCGATCTACGCGCCCGGGCCGGCCACGAACGTGCTCGGCAAGGTCGGCCCGCTCGAGCTGATCACGATCAACCCGCCGACGAAGAGCTTCCGTCCCGTCGACGGCAGCACGCTGGACATGACCACGGTGTCCGTCTTCGGCGGCCCGGGCAACAAGGTCTCGATGCTCGACGTGCTGCGCGGCTGGATCTCGCCGACCCGCGCCGTCGTGCCCGTCGAGCAGGTCTTCCCGCCCGGGCAGACCCAGGGCGAGGCGCAGGCCGAGACGCAGGCCGAGATGTCGGACTCGCAGCAGCAGGCCACGGCGGCCGGGCTGCGGTTGGCCGGCTACACCGTGCCGGAGAAGATCACCATCGCCGACGTCAGCAAGGGGATGCCGGCCGCCAAGGTGCTCAAGGCCGATGACGTGATCACCGCGATCGACGGCACCAAGGTCGTCGACAGCGCCCATCTGCGTGCGACGGTGCAGAAGCTCAAGCCCGGCGCCGACGTCCGGGTGACCGTGCGGCGGAACGGGACGAGCACCGAGCTCAAGACGACGACGGGCAGCTCGGACGGGCGCACCGTGCTCGGGGTGGACCTGAAGACCACCTACGACTTCCCGGTGGACGTCGAGTTCGCCACCAAGGACGTCGGCGGGCCGAGCGCCGGGATGATGTTCGCGCTCGGCATCTACGACCTGCTGACCGAGGGCGACCTCGGTGCCGGCGCGCAGATCGCCGGCACCGGCACCATCGACGGCGCCGGCAACGTCGGCCCGATCGGCGGCATCGCGCAGAAGCTCGTCGGCGCTCGCCGGGCGGGGGCGAAGTGGTTCATCGCGCCCCAGTCGAACTGCAACGAGGTCGTCGGGCACATCCCCGCCGGACTGCACGTGGTGTCGTCGTCGAACCTGACGCAGACCCGGGACGACGTGGAGAAGATCGCCACCGGCGACGGGGCGAGCCTGCCGGTCTGCAAGGCCTCCTGA
- a CDS encoding molybdenum cofactor biosynthesis protein MoaE, protein MSDPVRLCELRDTALSVDEVLAAVADRTAGGLCVFVGAVRDIDHEREVAALDYTAHPSAHERLRDVCEQVAARHDVVALAAVHRVGHLDVGDLAVVLAASARHRGTAFDAARDLIDTLKSTVPIWKNQAFGDGGQEWVGLP, encoded by the coding sequence GTGAGCGACCCGGTCCGGTTGTGCGAGCTACGCGACACCGCGCTGTCCGTGGACGAGGTGCTGGCCGCCGTCGCGGACCGCACGGCGGGCGGGCTGTGCGTGTTCGTCGGCGCGGTCCGCGACATCGACCACGAGCGGGAGGTGGCCGCGCTCGACTACACGGCCCACCCCAGCGCCCACGAGCGGCTGCGCGACGTCTGCGAGCAGGTCGCCGCGCGGCACGACGTGGTGGCGCTCGCCGCGGTCCACCGGGTGGGGCACCTGGACGTCGGTGACCTGGCCGTCGTCCTGGCCGCCAGCGCGCGGCACCGCGGCACGGCCTTCGACGCCGCCCGCGACCTGATCGACACGTTGAAGTCCACCGTGCCGATCTGGAAGAACCAGGCCTTCGGTGACGGAGGGCAGGAGTGGGTCGGGCTGCCCTGA
- a CDS encoding NAD-dependent epimerase/dehydratase family protein: MAVVGAADALGTVVTERLVAQVAEGTVAKVIALDAERGTAQHATWRVGPVDSPDVAERLRGVDVVVLLAAPTDLATALGVPADRRREQAVRRAQAVATATAAVGASRLVAVTSAMVLGATADNPVPLPDDAPVAAVPDSGTVGDLLEVEQVLARVTRTHPGVGTTVLRPAALVGPGVDTIVSRHFEAPRLLVLRESTTVWQFCHLADLADAVVTAVVAGLDGALTVGCEGWLAQDDVERLSGMRRVELPASLAFGTAERLHRVGVLPAPASDLAFVVHPWAVASSGLRAAGWEPMYDNETCLGELLEQVRGHHAVAARRLDRKDAALGAAGAAVALVGTAAIVRRRRGRRS, from the coding sequence GTGGCTGTCGTCGGTGCGGCGGACGCCCTCGGCACCGTGGTGACCGAGCGGCTCGTTGCACAGGTGGCCGAGGGCACGGTCGCCAAGGTCATTGCCCTGGACGCCGAGCGCGGGACCGCGCAGCACGCGACCTGGCGGGTCGGTCCGGTCGACAGCCCGGACGTCGCCGAACGGCTGCGGGGGGTCGACGTCGTCGTCCTGCTGGCCGCCCCGACCGACCTGGCGACCGCGCTCGGCGTGCCCGCCGACCGCCGCCGCGAGCAGGCAGTGCGCCGCGCGCAGGCCGTCGCGACGGCCACCGCCGCGGTCGGCGCCTCCCGCCTGGTCGCGGTGACCAGCGCGATGGTGCTGGGCGCGACCGCGGACAACCCGGTGCCGCTGCCGGACGACGCCCCCGTCGCGGCGGTGCCGGACTCGGGCACCGTCGGCGACCTGCTCGAGGTCGAGCAGGTGCTCGCCCGGGTGACCCGGACGCACCCCGGGGTCGGCACGACCGTGCTGCGCCCGGCCGCGCTGGTCGGGCCCGGCGTCGACACCATCGTGTCCCGGCACTTCGAGGCGCCCCGGCTGCTGGTGCTGCGCGAGAGCACGACGGTCTGGCAGTTCTGCCACCTGGCCGACCTCGCCGACGCGGTCGTCACCGCCGTCGTCGCCGGGCTGGACGGCGCGCTGACCGTGGGGTGCGAGGGCTGGCTGGCCCAGGATGACGTCGAGCGGTTGTCCGGTATGCGCCGGGTCGAGCTGCCCGCGTCGCTGGCCTTCGGCACCGCCGAACGGCTGCACCGGGTCGGGGTCCTGCCCGCGCCGGCCAGCGACCTGGCCTTCGTGGTGCACCCGTGGGCGGTCGCGTCGTCCGGGCTGCGGGCGGCCGGCTGGGAGCCGATGTACGACAACGAGACCTGCCTGGGGGAGCTGCTCGAGCAGGTCCGCGGGCACCACGCCGTGGCCGCCCGCCGGCTGGACCGCAAGGACGCCGCGCTGGGCGCGGCCGGCGCCGCCGTGGCCCTGGTGGGCACCGCGGCCATCGTCCGTCGACGTCGAGGGAGGCGCTCGTGA